The sequence GGTTATCAGGAAACTGTTATAAAAAATAGCCCTAACATATTGTTAAGGCTTGTATAATAATTTATTGTATTAATTTCTATGGTATATATTTCCCAAAGTATCCTATAAATATTCTTTCGGAACTGAAATATTATTCTTTTTCATATACTCCAGAAGTCCTTGATATTTATCTTCATATCCATCATCAGTTCCACATTTATGGGAGATGCTGCAAATATCGGAAGGCTTAATCTCTAAAATATCTGAGATTTTAGTCAGGATTTCCAGATTGATCTTCACCTTGGAATTCTCAATATCGGAATACGCTTTTTGGGAAATCCCCATTTCAAAAGCCATATATTCCTGGGTAAGATCTTTGCCCCTACGGATTTTCCTGATATTTTGTCCACATATTTTCATCATTTCTGTTTTAGTAGTTTTCGGTATATTTTAGAAGATTATCTATTAGCCTCCAACAAAGTTAATAAATACCTTTGGCAAAACATTATACACGTTACATGATATTTACTTTTAACATAGAAAACGGCAAAAAATAAACCTTTTTCAGAGCAAATATCACCTCGGTAAACACTATTGGAATTTATGGAGACGCAAAAATTTAATTATGACAATAATATTGTCAGAGCATTCCTCTATGCAACAATCGCATTCGGACTTGTCGGATTTCTGCTGGGACTTACTGCCGCATTGATGCTTTTTTATCCTGAATTACCTGAATTTTTATTCGGTACAGATGATACAACTATTAAAAGTTTAGCTTCGGGCAATATTCAGGGATTAATCAATACTCAGGGAGCGATGGGCTTCGGAAGAATCAGAATGCTTCACACCAGTGCTGTAATTTTTGCCTTCGTTTGTAATTCATTCTTCTGTGGTGCTTACTATAGCATGCAGCGATTACTGAAAACAAGAATGTATAGTGATACACTTTCATGGATTCACTTCTGGTCATGGCAGTTTATGATCGTTACCGTAGTGATTACCTTCTTAATGGGAATCAATACTTCTAAAGAATATGCTGAACATGAATGGCCTATTGATATATTAATTGCCTTCTCATGGATCGTATTCGGTATCAATATGTTCGGAACAATTGCGAAAAGAAGAGTAAGACATTTATATGTAGCGATCTGGTTCTACTTAGCCACATGGATTGCCGTAGCAATGCTTCACATCTTCAATAATCTTGAAGTTCCGTTATCTTTCACAAGCTGGAAATCTTATTCAGTATATGCAGGTGTAAAAGATGCATTAGTACAATGGTGGTATGGTCACAATGCGGTAGCATTCGTATTAACGACCCCTGTACTAGGTCTTATGTATTATTTTATGCCAAAAGCAGCTCAGCGACCGGTATTCTCATACAAATTATCCATTATTCACTTCTGGTCGCTGATCTTTGTATACCTTTGGGCTGGGCCTCACCACCTGCAATATACAGCATTACCAGCATGGGCACAAGCAGTGGGGACCGGTTTCTCTATCATGCTGATCGCACCATCTTGGGGAGGGATGCTAAACGGGCTTCTTACCTTAAGAGGAGCCTGGGATAAAGTAAGAGAAAATCCGATCCTTAAATTCTTCGTGGTAGCAGTTACCTGTTATGGGATGGCCACTTTCGAAGGACCATTACTGGCAACAAAATCTTTAAATAAAATTGGACACTATACTGACTGGGTTATTGGTCACGTACACTTAGGAGCTCTTGGATGGAATGGTTTCATGGCATTCGGGGTGGTATATTACCTGGTACCCATTATGTGGAAAACAAAACTTTGGTCTGTAAAACTTGCGAACTGGCATTTCTGGTTAGGAACATTAGGAATCATTTTCTATGCAGTACCAATGTATATTTCAGGATTCACACAAGGTTTAATGTGGAAACAGTTCAACCCGGACGGAACCCTCTTGTGGAAAAACTGGTTAGATACTGTTACAGCGATCATTCCTTACTTTAAAATGAGATTCTTAGGAGGTATCTTATATCTGTCAGGAGCCATCTTAATGGTTATCAATGTTATCAAGACTATTAAAGTAGGTTCATTCCAGAAAAATGTTCCTGCGGAAGCGCCTGCATTAGCCAATATCGGGGGATCAAGAAAAGAAGGCGAAGGCGTACACCTTTGGTTAGAAAGAACACCTACCCTACTTTCTATCCTGGCTTTCATCACCATAGCGATTGGTGGACTTGTAGAAATTGTTCCCACCTTATCACTGAAGCAAAGTGTTCCTACGATCACTGCAGTGAAACCATACACCCCCTTAGAGCTTGAAGGAAGAGATTTATATATCCGTGAAGGATGTAACTCCTGTCACTCTCAGATGATCCGACCTTTCCGTGATGAAGTAGTAAGATTTGAAGGAAAGAACGGACAGTACTCTAAAGCTGGAGAATTCATCTATGACAGACCCTTCCTTTGGGGCTCTAAGAGAACAGGACCGGATCTTCACAGAGAAGGGGGCAGAAACCCGGATTCATGGCACTTTAAGCACATGTACAATCCAAGAATTACCTCTGCAGGTTCTATTATGCCACGTTTCCCTTGGTTAATTACCAATAAACTAGACCGTACTCAAATGGTGGATAAAATGAAATTAATGAAAAACTCATTTGATGTTCCCTATACAAAAGCGCAGATCGACTCTGCTAACCAATGGGCAGACAACCAGTCAAAAGCTATTGTACAGAGAATTTATTCTGAAGCTACCGATGTAAAAGATCAGATGGCTAAAGAAAGAACTACAAAAGGAGGAGCATATATCCCGCTTGAACAAAGAGAAATCGTAGCGATGATCGCTTACCTGCAAAGATTAGGCACAGACATTAAAACGACACAGATCCAAACCGCAAGTGCAGAGTAATCATTAAAAATTGATGTAATGAAAACGAGAACCCCAATTTCAATATATATCGCAACAACCATCGGCTTAACAATCATGGCCTTTGAAATGTTCGCCAGTGATTCAGGATATTTTTCCTCCCCATTTTTCTGGGCACTGATATTGATTGCGATTATCCTTCTGATGATTATGAACTCTATTGGAGACATGATTGAAAATGAAAGCTTCAGCAGACTCTCGGAGGAAGAGAAAAAACAATACCTTCAAGAAAAAAGCGTTCCTTATTATCAAAA is a genomic window of Chryseobacterium nakagawai containing:
- the ccoN gene encoding cytochrome-c oxidase, cbb3-type subunit I encodes the protein METQKFNYDNNIVRAFLYATIAFGLVGFLLGLTAALMLFYPELPEFLFGTDDTTIKSLASGNIQGLINTQGAMGFGRIRMLHTSAVIFAFVCNSFFCGAYYSMQRLLKTRMYSDTLSWIHFWSWQFMIVTVVITFLMGINTSKEYAEHEWPIDILIAFSWIVFGINMFGTIAKRRVRHLYVAIWFYLATWIAVAMLHIFNNLEVPLSFTSWKSYSVYAGVKDALVQWWYGHNAVAFVLTTPVLGLMYYFMPKAAQRPVFSYKLSIIHFWSLIFVYLWAGPHHLQYTALPAWAQAVGTGFSIMLIAPSWGGMLNGLLTLRGAWDKVRENPILKFFVVAVTCYGMATFEGPLLATKSLNKIGHYTDWVIGHVHLGALGWNGFMAFGVVYYLVPIMWKTKLWSVKLANWHFWLGTLGIIFYAVPMYISGFTQGLMWKQFNPDGTLLWKNWLDTVTAIIPYFKMRFLGGILYLSGAILMVINVIKTIKVGSFQKNVPAEAPALANIGGSRKEGEGVHLWLERTPTLLSILAFITIAIGGLVEIVPTLSLKQSVPTITAVKPYTPLELEGRDLYIREGCNSCHSQMIRPFRDEVVRFEGKNGQYSKAGEFIYDRPFLWGSKRTGPDLHREGGRNPDSWHFKHMYNPRITSAGSIMPRFPWLITNKLDRTQMVDKMKLMKNSFDVPYTKAQIDSANQWADNQSKAIVQRIYSEATDVKDQMAKERTTKGGAYIPLEQREIVAMIAYLQRLGTDIKTTQIQTASAE
- a CDS encoding helix-turn-helix domain-containing protein, with the translated sequence MMKICGQNIRKIRRGKDLTQEYMAFEMGISQKAYSDIENSKVKINLEILTKISDILEIKPSDICSISHKCGTDDGYEDKYQGLLEYMKKNNISVPKEYL